A section of the Corvus moneduloides isolate bCorMon1 chromosome 29, bCorMon1.pri, whole genome shotgun sequence genome encodes:
- the S100A16 gene encoding protein S100-A16 isoform X2, giving the protein MQAAMGECTELEWAVQVLVNNFDKYSSRCCCCKNPRRISKKDFRKMLSCELNHMLTDTGNRRAADKLICDLDENKDGRISFEEYWTLIGGIASPIAQIIRQQEQSVKLTK; this is encoded by the exons ATGCAG GCAGCCATGGGCGAGTGCACGGAGCTGGAATGGGCCGTGCAGGTGCTGGTGAACAACTTCGACAAGTACTCgagccgctgctgctgctgcaagaacCCGCGGCGCATCAGCAAGAAGGATTTTCGGAAGATGCTGAGCTGCGAGCTCAACCACATGCTGACG GACACCGGGAATCGCCGCGCGGCCGACAAGCTCATCTGCGACCTGGATGAGAACAAGGACGGGCGCATCAGCTTCGAGGAGTACTGGACCTTGATAGGCGGCATCGCCAGCCCGATCGCGCAGATCATCcgccagcaggagcagagtgTCAAACTCACCAAGTAG
- the S100A16 gene encoding protein S100-A16 isoform X1, with protein MGAKSGRGAGPACFPRAAGLGTPSGDVPRAGTVLGHPSVLHASHPLGFLQDPCGHRCGAQCCPLGWAKPVWNKRDQLTPAPPTPGHRRGRKEQSPAKVTQFPSPRRWDVTGTILLGPSIGRSFLAGGSCGDRRGMEQAAMGECTELEWAVQVLVNNFDKYSSRCCCCKNPRRISKKDFRKMLSCELNHMLTDTGNRRAADKLICDLDENKDGRISFEEYWTLIGGIASPIAQIIRQQEQSVKLTK; from the exons ATGGGAGCCAAGTCCGGGCGTggggcaggtcctgcctgctTCCCGAGagcagccgggctggggacaccctcTGGTGATGTCCCCAGAGCGGGGACAGTGCTGGGCCACCCCTCTGTGCTCCATGCCTCCCACCCCCTTGGCTTCCTCCAAGATCCATGTGGCCACCGCTGTGGTGCTCAGTGTTGTCCTCTGGGCTGGGCTAAACCAGTCTGGAACAAAAGGGATCAACTGACCCCAGCTCCCCCCACTCCCGGCCACCGACGGGGCAGGAAAGAGCAAAGTCCGGCCAAGGTGACGCAGTTTCCGTCCCCTCGTCGCTGGGATGTGACGGGCACCATCCTGTTGGGCCCATCCATAGGAAGGAGCTTCCTGGCTGGGGGCAGCTGCGGGGACAGGAGGGGCATGGAGCAG GCAGCCATGGGCGAGTGCACGGAGCTGGAATGGGCCGTGCAGGTGCTGGTGAACAACTTCGACAAGTACTCgagccgctgctgctgctgcaagaacCCGCGGCGCATCAGCAAGAAGGATTTTCGGAAGATGCTGAGCTGCGAGCTCAACCACATGCTGACG GACACCGGGAATCGCCGCGCGGCCGACAAGCTCATCTGCGACCTGGATGAGAACAAGGACGGGCGCATCAGCTTCGAGGAGTACTGGACCTTGATAGGCGGCATCGCCAGCCCGATCGCGCAGATCATCcgccagcaggagcagagtgTCAAACTCACCAAGTAG